From the genome of Etheostoma spectabile isolate EspeVRDwgs_2016 chromosome 10, UIUC_Espe_1.0, whole genome shotgun sequence, one region includes:
- the bbs12 gene encoding chaperonin-containing T-complex member BBS12: MLGTTITNINQQQHVGLQKLSALAGIAYSSLGPHKKYKFIQDETSGESALVCSCFRIFENLELTCAVGQLVYETIQAHQKVYHTGSGCLLFLAGAWSRAALECLQTGISVAHIVSAMSEGIDICLNVCRKCSVSTEGLYVEQSESCTVTTPGLQLSKKPILEASQALRHLQGTTKVGHKTLNGSEQRRVKLSRYFYEAKSENLSTELQLNKPKLPDIAHIAEGLSHGCVNAMNLVVEASQIQSKNNPKDNICFTFDVSKVVTCVLPGLPEEQTCVLPGCVVLLSAEQALVAHHLKEQHLKVALINGDFSDTYRHLGFKRPTGIQCVSDQSDFLSSSYKDEWMEKVMKLLLNLEVNMILVTGLVSEKVIQSCCRHQILVVEKVKASVLMAFANATAAVPVTYATQLSKHCVGIGVDVAIWRDLSSHESKPSTTVNISTVKNSKLVTVILTSCVQAKLLALEDQFWACAYRLHHMLKDKVLLPGAGVTEMLCIHHLQKQADHRVKHHRERNEDAIQQTKAGTAANPYRHVVLHLMADGLIDYISTVMVNTGQYSKDRARTAVSQQLQDYNEGLGIAARLSPLVLEGEQDDSEVSSFIKSSEAPAVKIYDNLSVKQEAWRKALDLVLLVLQTDAEVITGIDQKSDGTQDNRMLL, from the coding sequence ATGCTGGGAACCACAATTACAAATataaaccaacaacaacatgttGGACTGCAGAAGCTCTCAGCACTGGCAGGTATTGCATATTCTTCTCTGGGACCCCATAAAAAGTACAAGTTTATCCAAGATGAAACAAGTGGGGAGTCAGCTCTTGTGTGCTCGTGTTTTCGCATCTTCGAGAACCTGGAGCTGACCTGCGCGGTGGGTCAGCTGGTTTACGAGACTATTCAAGCCCACCAGAAGGTCTATCATACAGGGTCAGGATGCCTGCTGTTTCTTGCAGGAGCCTGGAGCCGTGCTGCTCTGGAGTGCCTTCAGACAGGAATTTCCGTAGCACATATTGTCTCGGCTATGTCTGAAGGAATAGATATATGCTTGAATGTTTGCAGGAAATGCAGCGTCTCAACTGAGGGTCTCTATGTAGAGCAATCAGAGAGCTGCACTGTGACAACTCCAGGACTTCAACTGTCAAAGAAACCCATTCTAGAAGCTTCGCAAGCATTGAGACACCTGCAAGGGACAACAAAAGTTGGTCACAAGACTCTAAATGGAAGTGAACAAAGGAGAGTAAAGCTCAGCAGATACTTTTATGAGGCCAAGTCTGAAAATCTCTCCACAGAACTTCAACTTAATAAACCTAAGCTTCCTGACATTGCACACATTGCTGAGGGATTGAGTCACGGTTGTGTCAATGCAATGAATTTAGTAGTCGAAGCCAGCCAAATACAGTCAAAAAATAATCCAAAAGATAACATCTGTTTCACGTTTGATGTGTCCAAAGTGGTTACTTGTGTGCTACCTGGCTTACCAGAGGAGCAAACATGTGTTTTACCAGGCTGCGTTGTTCTTTTGTCTGCAGAACAGGCTTTAGTGGCACATCACTTAAAAGAACAGCACTTGAAGGTTGCTCTAATTAATGGAGATTTCTCAGATACCTATCGCCATCTTGGCTTCAAAAGGCCAACAGGTATACAGTGTGTGAGTGACCAGTCAGATTTTTTAAGTTCAAGCTACAAGGACGAGTGGATGGAAAAAGTTATGAAGCTTTTGTTGAACCTAGAAGTGAACATGATACTAGTCACTGGGCTTGTTAGTGAGAAAGTGATTCAATCCTGTTGTAGACATCAAATACTTGTGGTGGAAAAAGTAAAGGCTTCCGTTTTAATGGCATTTGCTAATGCAACAGCAGCCGTTCCAGTGACTTATGCCACACAGTTGAGTAAGCACTGTGTTGGCATTGGTGTGGATGTTGCCATATGGAGGGACCTCAGCAGCCATGAGAGTAAGCCATCAACAACTGTGAATATTTCCACTGTTAAGAACAGCAAATTGGTCACAGTGATCCTCACAAGCTGTGTACAGGCAAAGCTGCTGGCCCTGGAGGACCAGTTTTGGGCATGTGCTTATCGTTTACACCACATGCTGAAAGACAAAGTCCTCCTGCCTGGTGCTGGAGTGACGGAAATGCTTTGTATTCATCACCTTCAAAAGCAAGCAGATCACCGTGTTAAGCATCACAGAGAGAGGAATGAGGATGCTATTCAGCAAACCAAAGCAGGAACAGCAGCGAACCCTTACAGGCATGTAGTGTTGCACCTAATGGCAGATGGTTTAATAGATTACATATCCACTGTAATGGTTAACACTGGACAGTATTCAAAAGACAGAGCCAGGACTGCAGTGAGCCAACAACTGCAGGACTATAACGAAGGTCTAGGCATTGCTGCACGGCTCTCACCACTTGTCTTGGAAGGTGAACAAGATGATAGTGAAGTTTCATCATTCATAAAATCCAGTGAAGCACCAGCAGTAAAAATCTATGACAATCTGAGTGTGAAGCAGGAAGCATGGAGGAAAGCCTTAGATCTGGTTCTCCTGGTCTTGCAGACTGATGCAGAGGTCATCACAGGTATTGACCAAAAAAGTGATGGAACACAAGACAATCGGATGCTGTTATGA